The stretch of DNA AAGAAAAAGAACTTAAGGATATAGCTTTTGGTTTCTTTAATGAAGGGAATTTAGAGCTGTCAGAGGCTGTTTATGATTCTTATGTTGAGAGAATTACAAAGTCAATGTCAAAAACGCAGCTAAAGAATTCATTGTTAGAGCTTGCGAAACTATTTTCTTATAAAGATTCTGGAAATAACGACCCAATATATGCCGAATCCATTTTTAAAAAAGCAGAAGATGCCTTTGGAAAGAATTTCTTTAATCAGGAAACAATGTACTTAAGGGCGTTTAATTTAGAGAAAGCGAAAGAATTTGAAGGCGCAAAAAATGTATATATTGAGTTCTTAAATCGTTTCAAAGATGATGTTAATTTTGACAAAGCTGCTTTTAAAGTCGGGATAATTTATGCTTATGTCCTAAAGGATATTGAAAAGAGCAAAGAGTATTTTGAGAATTTAGCAAAAAAAGAAAAAGTCAGCCCTCAGGCCATTTCAAGTTTATATCAATTAGGCCTCTTAAGCCAGTGGGGGGAAGATCTGGACAAGGCGAAAGAATATTATAATAATCTTTTGGAGAAAGCAGGAGATGATTTTGCGGAAACTGTCAATTTGGCTAAAGAAAGATTATCTGAAATTGAACAAGGAAAGCCCATGGAAAATAATCAAAAGGTTTTCTTGGATGCCGCGTTAAATAAAAATAATCCCGCGCTTGATATGAAGAGATTAGGCTTAAAGGTTAGCCCTTCTGAGGCTAAGCCCGGCCAGAGCGTAAGTATAAAGTCAGCAGCCTATACACCAGAAAGTGGTTGTATGCAAGTTGAGATACAATATGTATGGGCCGGAGATTTGGCTGGAGCGAAACCGGCAAATAATAGCTCTTCATTGGATATTGCTTATCCCGGAGCAGGAACTAAGGTCGTTTGTTTGGTTGAAACATCCCCCTCGGGAGTAATTGATTACAATATTGATTTTGCAGACATTTATTAATCCTCTTTAAACTCCACACGCCATTACTCCTTAAAATAACTTGACTTATAATTTTTTTAGTAGTATAAATAATATGATAATTAATCATTTTATTAAGTGCAGTTTCATGTTTTTCTAATATATTATTAGGGAAGAAATAAGCAAAATGAAATCATTGGATTTTCAAAAAGAAGAACTCAGCGAGAAAGAAAAGCGTAATATTGATATTTTGGAGATTTTAAGAAAACACGGGCCCATCAGCCGGCCTGATATTTCAAAGCAGATAGGGACAAATGTTGTTACTATCTCAAATTATATTGATGAATTTATAAAGCGTAATCTCGTCTATGAAAAAGAATTTGATGTTTCCGAAGGTGGAAGAAGGCCGCTTTTATTAGATTTAAATCCGCAGTCCGGGTTTGTGATTGGCGTTGGTTTGAATTTGATGAATATGGTTGGCCTTTTGGTTGATCTTAAAGGGAACATTATCACCAAGACTCAAATCGCCCGCCCAAAAGCTTCCGTCAGGGATGTCTCCGAGTCACTCTTGCAGATTGTCCGTGAAATCTTAAGGCGCTCAAAGGATTTTACTCCTAATATTAGAGGCATTGGAATCGGGATTGCCGGTCTAATAAATAAAGAAAATGGTTCTATCCATTGGCCGCAAAAGATGGATAACTATTACACATATTCTTCTGTTGACCTTCCACTAAGAGACTTATTAGAGAAAGAATTTAACCTGCCTGTTTTAATTGAGAATGAT from Candidatus Omnitrophota bacterium encodes:
- a CDS encoding tetratricopeptide repeat protein, coding for MITKQILKTRVSKVVLILTFCFLSNTCFAEETAVSNNVVELTKQIMDAKEIDSCFPKLEELKNIYIKEGKYSEFVDFLKSLIAKKDAIAPYANYYIALSRFEHIVALEEKQDWNEYFSKVEEYRKDIIDYAQKAIDATTPQNSVNILSRLILWEFHRQQQDAFVEQSLADLMNSVLEFGKDTTDTKTLKEVADKLLAADEKNKSRQVYKIYVEKISASQVKEKELKDIAFGFFNEGNLELSEAVYDSYVERITKSMSKTQLKNSLLELAKLFSYKDSGNNDPIYAESIFKKAEDAFGKNFFNQETMYLRAFNLEKAKEFEGAKNVYIEFLNRFKDDVNFDKAAFKVGIIYAYVLKDIEKSKEYFENLAKKEKVSPQAISSLYQLGLLSQWGEDLDKAKEYYNNLLEKAGDDFAETVNLAKERLSEIEQGKPMENNQKVFLDAALNKNNPALDMKRLGLKVSPSEAKPGQSVSIKSAAYTPESGCMQVEIQYVWAGDLAGAKPANNSSSLDIAYPGAGTKVVCLVETSPSGVIDYNIDFADIY